A genomic region of Sideroxydans sp. CL21 contains the following coding sequences:
- a CDS encoding M48 family metalloprotease gives MKTSLLSVLFTLPLIAYADGLPDLGDVSQEIISPQIERQIGEQSMFQIRASNTYLDDPEISDYLNHLGGRLVANSTEPGDSFEFFAINDDAINAFALPGGFVGVNTGLILLAQDESELASVLGHEVSHVTQHHYARMVYGQRYDSLAALATLAVAILAARNSPDAATAGIVGAQAGTIQHQLNFTRQNEREADRFGLATLEKSGFDTRAMPAFFERMQKATQLVEGNTPSYLRTHPVTHERIAEVENRVEQIPYHLVPDSLDFQLMRSRIIAIQKPPQEAVAFFDEALGAKRFGNPIAHRYGLVLALLRNNQPQRAEQEFAILQKQAPVNATIETLGGRIIQLEKPDKDVIAYYSTELKNFPEHHALIYDYAEVLLQDQRYTEALKLLDDQVNRDGNDPKLYDLEARAYAALGRRQEEHHMLAYLHILHGDLAGTIEQLELAKQAGNDYYQLSTIETELKQYREIAAAYNKKK, from the coding sequence ATGAAAACGTCCCTTCTTTCCGTACTCTTCACGTTGCCACTCATTGCTTACGCTGACGGTCTGCCGGACCTGGGCGATGTGTCGCAGGAAATAATTTCTCCTCAAATCGAGCGCCAGATCGGCGAACAGAGCATGTTCCAGATTCGCGCCAGCAATACTTATCTGGACGATCCGGAGATCTCCGATTACCTCAATCACCTTGGCGGGCGGCTTGTGGCAAACAGTACCGAACCCGGGGATTCGTTCGAATTCTTCGCCATCAACGACGATGCCATCAACGCCTTTGCATTGCCCGGCGGCTTTGTCGGCGTCAACACCGGGCTGATACTGCTGGCGCAAGACGAGTCAGAACTGGCTTCGGTATTGGGCCACGAAGTCTCGCACGTCACCCAGCATCACTACGCGCGTATGGTCTACGGCCAGCGTTACGATTCGCTTGCCGCGCTGGCCACGCTTGCGGTGGCCATTCTTGCCGCACGCAACAGTCCGGATGCCGCAACCGCCGGTATCGTCGGCGCCCAGGCGGGGACAATACAGCACCAGCTCAACTTTACGCGCCAGAACGAAAGGGAAGCCGACCGCTTCGGGCTCGCCACCCTCGAAAAATCGGGCTTCGACACGCGCGCCATGCCCGCTTTTTTCGAGCGCATGCAGAAAGCCACGCAGCTTGTGGAAGGAAATACGCCCTCCTATCTGCGCACCCACCCGGTCACCCATGAACGTATCGCCGAGGTGGAAAACCGGGTGGAACAAATCCCCTACCATCTGGTACCGGACAGTCTGGATTTCCAGCTGATGCGCTCGCGCATCATCGCCATTCAGAAGCCGCCGCAGGAAGCCGTTGCCTTCTTCGACGAAGCCCTGGGCGCAAAAAGATTCGGCAATCCGATCGCGCACCGTTACGGTCTGGTATTGGCTTTGCTGCGCAACAACCAGCCGCAACGCGCGGAACAGGAATTCGCCATTTTGCAAAAGCAGGCTCCCGTCAACGCAACCATCGAAACGCTGGGTGGACGGATCATACAACTGGAAAAACCGGACAAGGATGTCATTGCCTACTATAGTACCGAACTGAAGAATTTCCCCGAACACCATGCGTTGATCTACGACTATGCAGAAGTGCTGCTGCAGGACCAGCGTTACACCGAAGCACTGAAACTGCTGGACGACCAGGTCAATCGCGACGGCAACGACCCGAAACTTTACGATCTGGAAGCGCGTGCCTATGCCGCGCTGGGCAGGCGCCAGGAAGAGCATCACATGCTGGCCTATCTTCATATCCTGCACGGCGACCTGGCCGGCACGATCGAGCAGCTTGAACTGGCCAAGCAGGCAGGCAACGATTATTACCAGCTCTCCACCATCGAGACCGAGCTCAAGCAGTACCGCGAAATCGCCGCCGCTTACAACAAGAAAAAGTAG
- a CDS encoding rhodanese-like domain-containing protein, with the protein MAEFKNITVTELPNLIASGKAQLVDVRTDAEIARGRIKGAICLPLHLLPLRLQDLDTKKTTVFYCQVGGRSAQAAAFAAAQGLGDVYNLQGGIMAWAQSGGEIVA; encoded by the coding sequence GTGGCTGAGTTTAAAAATATCACCGTAACCGAATTACCGAATCTGATCGCCAGCGGCAAGGCACAGCTGGTGGATGTGCGCACCGATGCCGAGATTGCGCGCGGCCGTATCAAAGGCGCGATCTGTCTGCCGCTGCATCTGTTGCCGCTGCGTTTGCAGGACCTGGATACAAAGAAGACCACGGTATTCTATTGCCAGGTGGGCGGACGTTCCGCGCAGGCTGCCGCATTTGCCGCGGCACAGGGGCTGGGGGACGTCTACAACCTGCAGGGCGGCATCATGGCCTGGGCGCAGTCGGGCGGAGAAATCGTCGCGTGA
- a CDS encoding serine/threonine-protein kinase: protein MDKVGKYEIVKELGRGATSTVYLALDPFNQQQVALKVFNLNVLHDRTRAKAYRKLLLTEASLAGKLSHPHIVKIFDAMMEGDVNYMVMEYVEGETLEKYGEVDHLMDLGRIAEIIYKCCKALEYAQYQGVTHRDIKPANILISGESDIKISDFGAAVIDNQQSTQVSGVGSPAYMSPEQIKEQPLTHQTDIYSLGVTMYRLLTGKLPFEAANSYSMIYQIMNIDPPPPSTYRPEIPAELDAIVLRAMCKEKEHRYQTWDEFARDLVAFITHNVPQQEEIFDTEKFDTLRDLNFFRNFSDVELWEVLRISEWHRVDKDESIIHEGEEGHRFFVIANGSVRVVKQGRLLSLLHKGDCFGEMAHLSGKNARRTTDVITKTEVSLIEVDPEMLARATASCRYQFSEAFLAILVRRLSMANTRIARLLSDHGDEQ from the coding sequence ATGGACAAGGTCGGCAAATACGAGATCGTTAAGGAACTGGGACGCGGTGCAACCAGCACCGTTTATCTCGCGCTCGACCCGTTCAACCAGCAGCAAGTCGCGCTCAAGGTATTCAACCTTAATGTCTTGCACGACAGGACTCGCGCCAAAGCCTATCGCAAGCTTCTTCTCACCGAAGCATCCCTTGCCGGGAAGCTGTCTCATCCCCATATTGTAAAAATTTTCGATGCCATGATGGAAGGCGACGTGAACTATATGGTGATGGAATACGTCGAAGGCGAGACGCTGGAGAAATACGGCGAGGTCGATCACCTGATGGATCTGGGGCGCATCGCCGAGATCATCTATAAATGCTGCAAGGCGCTTGAATATGCGCAGTATCAGGGGGTTACCCATCGCGATATCAAGCCAGCCAACATCCTTATCAGTGGCGAGAGCGATATCAAGATATCCGACTTCGGTGCGGCGGTCATTGATAACCAGCAGAGCACACAGGTAAGCGGAGTGGGATCGCCGGCCTATATGTCTCCGGAGCAGATCAAGGAACAGCCGCTGACCCACCAGACCGATATTTATTCGCTGGGCGTGACCATGTACAGGCTGCTCACCGGCAAGCTGCCGTTCGAAGCGGCCAACAGCTACAGCATGATTTACCAGATCATGAACATTGACCCGCCGCCGCCCAGCACCTATCGCCCGGAGATACCTGCCGAACTGGATGCCATCGTGCTGCGTGCCATGTGCAAGGAAAAGGAACATCGCTACCAGACCTGGGACGAGTTCGCGCGCGACCTGGTGGCGTTCATCACCCACAACGTGCCGCAGCAGGAAGAAATCTTCGATACCGAAAAGTTCGACACCTTGCGCGACTTGAATTTCTTCAGGAACTTCAGCGATGTCGAGCTGTGGGAGGTGTTGCGTATCAGCGAATGGCACAGGGTGGACAAGGACGAATCGATCATTCACGAGGGCGAGGAAGGGCATCGCTTCTTTGTCATCGCCAACGGTTCGGTGCGCGTGGTCAAGCAGGGCAGGTTGTTGAGCCTGCTGCACAAGGGCGATTGCTTCGGCGAGATGGCGCACCTTTCCGGCAAGAATGCGCGGCGCACTACCGACGTGATCACCAAGACCGAGGTGTCGCTGATCGAAGTCGATCCCGAGATGCTGGCACGCGCAACGGCGAGCTGCCGTTACCAGTTCAGCGAGGCATTTCTGGCGATATTGGTGAGACGGTTGTCCATGGCGAACACGCGCATCGCGCGGCTGCTGAGCGACCATGGGGATGAACAATGA
- a CDS encoding DNA polymerase III subunit chi, with translation MTKIDFYTGSEDRLRTACQLSHKAMQNGLRVLLHAPDEDTADKLDKLLWHYPPTAFMPHCHSHEADAATMPVVIGRDETFPHSELLISLHNECLPFFSRFERVIEIVSLDDADAKLGRERYVFYKDRGYELRHFDLRKTN, from the coding sequence GTGACCAAGATTGATTTCTACACCGGCTCGGAAGACAGGCTGCGCACCGCCTGCCAACTGAGCCACAAAGCCATGCAGAACGGCCTGCGCGTGCTTTTGCACGCGCCGGACGAGGACACCGCCGACAAACTCGACAAATTGCTGTGGCATTACCCTCCTACCGCCTTCATGCCGCACTGCCACAGCCATGAAGCGGATGCAGCCACCATGCCTGTGGTCATCGGGCGCGATGAGACCTTCCCGCACTCAGAGCTGCTCATCAGCCTGCACAACGAGTGCCTGCCGTTCTTCAGCCGCTTCGAACGCGTCATCGAGATCGTCAGCCTGGACGATGCCGACGCAAAGCTGGGACGAGAACGCTATGTCTTCTACAAGGATCGCGGTTACGAACTGCGCCACTTTGATCTACGCAAAACGAATTGA
- the lptG gene encoding LPS export ABC transporter permease LptG yields the protein MRLLTRYLRREIYSSIALVFAALIMLFALLDLINELSSMGRGDYRLGYVLLFVILTIPGHIYELFPVAVLIGTIFAMVQMAANSELTVYRCSGVSLKQMMVALLKIGLPLVVLSFVCGEIVAPPSERMAQQLRMKAQNAKVSVKEFRSGVWAKDEHSFINVKSVLPDTSLLDVSIYEFDEQYHLRSITTAERALYQEETRWQLDGVRQTRFDKQGASVDNRPLAEWRSTLNPDILSVLLVVPEQMSAWNLYQYTGHLRENHQKTARYEIAMWNKLVYPFAVLVMMLLALPFSAYQRREGGISGKIFMGILLGLSFHFIGRLFANVGALNDWSPVLSATAMSWLYLALAMGMLWRTERR from the coding sequence ATGAGACTGCTCACCCGCTATCTCAGGCGAGAGATATATTCCAGTATCGCGCTGGTATTTGCGGCACTCATCATGCTGTTCGCCCTGCTCGACCTGATCAACGAATTGAGCTCGATGGGACGCGGCGACTATCGCCTGGGTTATGTGCTGTTATTCGTGATTCTCACCATTCCCGGACATATCTATGAACTGTTTCCCGTGGCGGTGCTGATCGGCACCATTTTCGCCATGGTGCAAATGGCGGCCAATTCCGAATTGACTGTATATCGCTGTTCCGGTGTGTCGCTCAAGCAGATGATGGTCGCGCTGCTCAAAATCGGCCTTCCTCTCGTGGTACTGTCTTTTGTTTGCGGTGAAATAGTGGCTCCGCCGAGTGAACGCATGGCGCAACAATTGCGGATGAAAGCTCAGAATGCAAAAGTTTCGGTGAAAGAGTTCAGATCGGGAGTATGGGCGAAAGACGAACATAGCTTCATCAATGTTAAGAGCGTGCTGCCGGACACTTCTCTGCTGGACGTGAGTATTTACGAGTTCGATGAGCAATATCATCTGCGCAGTATCACAACGGCGGAGCGTGCTTTGTATCAGGAAGAGACGCGCTGGCAATTGGACGGTGTGAGGCAGACCCGCTTTGACAAGCAGGGCGCCTCCGTTGACAACCGCCCGCTCGCCGAATGGCGTTCCACCCTGAATCCCGACATCCTGAGTGTGTTGCTGGTCGTGCCTGAACAAATGTCGGCCTGGAATTTGTATCAATACACCGGACATTTGCGCGAGAACCATCAAAAAACAGCACGTTACGAAATCGCCATGTGGAATAAGCTGGTTTACCCGTTTGCGGTGCTGGTGATGATGTTACTGGCCTTGCCGTTTTCCGCCTATCAGCGTCGCGAGGGAGGAATCAGCGGCAAGATATTCATGGGTATCTTGCTGGGCTTGAGTTTTCACTTCATCGGCAGGCTGTTCGCCAACGTCGGAGCTTTGAATGATTGGTCGCCCGTATTGAGCGCCACGGCGATGAGTTGGCTGTATCTGGCTCTGGCTATGGGGATGCTGTGGCGCACCGAGCGCAGGTGA
- a CDS encoding sulfurtransferase TusA family protein, protein MAFDVELDVRQMACPMPILRAKKSLSGMSAGQVLKIVATDKGSPKDFVDFCKKTGNELLSSTEAGGEFIFLIRRR, encoded by the coding sequence ATCGCCTTCGATGTCGAACTGGATGTGCGGCAAATGGCCTGCCCGATGCCTATCCTGCGTGCCAAGAAATCGCTGTCTGGGATGAGCGCGGGACAGGTGCTGAAGATAGTCGCGACCGACAAGGGTTCGCCCAAGGACTTCGTGGATTTCTGCAAAAAGACGGGGAACGAATTGCTCTCGTCGACTGAAGCCGGCGGCGAATTCATCTTCCTGATCCGCCGCCGCTGA
- the lptF gene encoding LPS export ABC transporter permease LptF — translation MHGIFYWSLVREFASTGLLVSSILLGIVVFTQLIRLLGESVSGALAVDGILAMLGFTSLNYLPVLLSISLFLSILLTLSRSYRDSEMVVWFTSGIGLTRWIRPVLGYAIPVAIVISLLSLVLSPWAMSKADEFKRRLDSRDDVSAATPGAFRESKQSDRVFFLEDVDAQKKRVGNIFVQSTQNGKEGTMVAKEGYQETAPNGDRFLIMLNGTRYEGIPGQADFKVVEFERYAMRIEPAELHQELPNLKAYPTMFLLRNPTSWNMSELEWRIGLPLSALILAMLAIPLSYVNPRAGRSLNLISAMVIYMFYNNMISVTNSWVGRGNISVAAGMLGIHLLMFAVMLIFFYHRSSASSWRRLRK, via the coding sequence GTGCATGGTATCTTTTATTGGTCGCTGGTGCGCGAGTTCGCGAGTACGGGATTGCTGGTGTCCTCCATTTTGCTGGGTATCGTCGTGTTTACCCAGCTGATCCGCCTGTTGGGCGAGTCGGTCAGCGGGGCGCTGGCGGTGGACGGGATTCTGGCAATGCTGGGCTTCACTTCACTCAATTACCTGCCGGTGCTGCTTTCAATCAGTTTGTTCCTGTCGATATTGTTGACGCTGTCGCGCAGTTACCGCGACAGCGAGATGGTGGTGTGGTTCACTTCGGGTATCGGGTTGACGCGCTGGATACGACCGGTGTTGGGCTATGCCATTCCGGTTGCGATCGTCATTTCGCTACTCAGTCTGGTGTTGTCTCCGTGGGCAATGTCCAAGGCGGACGAATTCAAACGCAGGCTGGATAGCCGCGACGATGTGTCTGCCGCCACGCCGGGTGCATTTCGCGAATCCAAGCAATCTGATCGCGTGTTTTTCCTGGAAGATGTGGACGCGCAGAAAAAGCGCGTGGGCAATATCTTTGTGCAGTCCACGCAGAACGGCAAGGAAGGCACGATGGTTGCGAAAGAGGGTTATCAGGAAACCGCCCCGAACGGCGACCGATTCCTGATCATGCTCAACGGTACCCGTTATGAAGGAATTCCAGGTCAGGCGGATTTCAAGGTTGTCGAATTTGAGCGATACGCCATGCGTATCGAACCTGCCGAGTTGCATCAGGAATTGCCCAACCTGAAGGCATACCCCACGATGTTCCTGTTGCGGAACCCGACCTCATGGAATATGTCGGAGCTGGAGTGGCGCATCGGTTTGCCGCTCAGCGCCTTGATTTTGGCCATGCTGGCCATTCCCCTGAGTTATGTCAATCCGCGTGCGGGACGCTCGCTCAATCTGATTTCCGCGATGGTGATCTACATGTTCTACAACAACATGATCAGCGTGACCAACTCCTGGGTCGGGCGCGGCAATATCAGCGTGGCCGCAGGTATGTTGGGAATACACCTGCTGATGTTCGCGGTGATGCTGATATTTTTTTACCATCGGTCCTCGGCCTCTTCCTGGCGGAGGCTTAGAAAATGA
- a CDS encoding DUF3106 domain-containing protein translates to MNAQQKEALAPLSGTWGSLSEQQQTNFLAYAQRYPKLNAQQQQRLHSRLEAWSKLTPEQRKRAREKYKAYKKLPAEKREAVKKMVRDRQAASGVPPTPP, encoded by the coding sequence ATGAATGCACAACAAAAAGAAGCACTTGCCCCATTGTCCGGCACCTGGGGTTCATTGTCGGAACAGCAACAAACCAATTTTCTGGCGTATGCCCAGCGCTATCCCAAGCTCAATGCACAGCAGCAACAGCGGCTGCATTCTCGTCTGGAAGCATGGAGCAAGCTGACTCCGGAGCAACGCAAGCGCGCCAGGGAAAAATACAAGGCATACAAGAAGCTTCCTGCCGAAAAGCGCGAGGCCGTGAAAAAGATGGTTCGCGACCGGCAAGCAGCCAGCGGCGTCCCGCCGACCCCGCCCTAA
- a CDS encoding leucyl aminopeptidase: MEFSIKQGSPEKLKSGCVVVGVFDGGKLSIAAQALDKAAKHALSDVIARGDMNGKAASTLLLQKLPGVAADRVLLVGLGKAAELNNKAISEILRATFGALSGSPAKDAVLYLIDEGVGKDAAWVIKQAVFAAAEQTFRADSLKSKPSKPATLKDITFASLEKPSATLKTVLDQAAATAHGMDLAKTLGNLPGNICTPTYLAAKALALGKSHKSIKTTVLEEKDMQKLGMGSFLSVTRGSEQPAKLITLEYFGAAKTQMPIVLVGKGITFDTGGISLKPGAEMDEMKYDMCGAASVLGTLQAVAEMGLKLNVVGVIPTCENMPSGKATKPGDIVTSMSGQTIEILNTDAEGRLILCDALTYSKKFNPDTVIDIATLTGACVIALGHVASGMFSNEDKLAQELLAAGEQSHDRVWQLPLWEDYQPLLDSNFADMANIGGRAGGTITAACFLARFTKDYRWAHLDIAGTAWLSGKQKGSTGRPVPLLTQYLINRTAPK, translated from the coding sequence GTGGAATTTAGCATAAAACAAGGCAGTCCGGAAAAACTGAAGAGCGGCTGCGTCGTAGTCGGTGTATTCGACGGCGGAAAATTATCCATTGCGGCACAAGCGCTCGACAAAGCTGCCAAACACGCACTCAGCGATGTCATTGCGCGCGGCGACATGAACGGCAAAGCTGCCTCTACCCTGCTGCTGCAAAAATTGCCCGGTGTTGCTGCCGACCGCGTACTGCTGGTTGGGTTGGGCAAGGCCGCTGAACTCAACAACAAAGCCATCTCGGAAATTCTGCGTGCGACCTTCGGCGCATTGAGTGGCTCGCCCGCCAAAGACGCCGTGCTATACCTTATCGACGAAGGCGTCGGCAAAGATGCGGCTTGGGTCATCAAGCAAGCCGTATTCGCCGCCGCCGAACAAACGTTCCGCGCCGACAGCCTGAAGAGCAAACCATCCAAGCCCGCTACGCTGAAAGACATCACCTTTGCCTCGCTGGAAAAACCCAGCGCAACATTAAAGACCGTGCTCGACCAGGCAGCCGCCACCGCCCACGGCATGGATCTCGCCAAGACGCTCGGCAACCTTCCCGGCAACATCTGCACCCCGACCTACCTCGCCGCCAAGGCTCTGGCACTGGGCAAATCGCACAAGAGCATCAAGACCACCGTGCTGGAAGAGAAGGACATGCAGAAACTGGGCATGGGCTCTTTCCTCTCCGTCACGCGCGGCAGCGAACAACCCGCCAAGCTGATCACCCTGGAATACTTCGGTGCAGCGAAAACGCAGATGCCCATCGTACTTGTCGGCAAGGGCATCACCTTCGACACCGGCGGCATCTCGCTCAAACCTGGTGCCGAGATGGACGAGATGAAATACGACATGTGCGGTGCGGCCAGCGTGCTCGGCACCCTGCAGGCCGTTGCCGAGATGGGCTTGAAGCTCAACGTGGTCGGCGTGATCCCGACCTGCGAGAACATGCCTTCCGGCAAGGCCACCAAGCCGGGCGACATCGTCACCTCCATGTCCGGCCAGACCATTGAGATATTGAACACCGATGCCGAAGGCCGTCTCATTTTGTGCGACGCACTGACCTATTCGAAGAAGTTCAATCCCGACACCGTGATCGACATCGCCACCCTCACCGGCGCCTGCGTGATCGCCCTGGGCCATGTCGCCAGCGGCATGTTCAGCAACGAAGACAAACTGGCACAGGAACTGCTCGCCGCGGGCGAACAGTCGCACGACCGCGTCTGGCAGCTGCCGCTGTGGGAAGACTACCAGCCGCTACTGGACAGCAACTTCGCCGACATGGCGAACATCGGCGGTCGTGCCGGCGGCACGATCACCGCCGCCTGCTTCCTGGCGCGCTTCACCAAGGATTACCGCTGGGCGCATCTGGATATTGCCGGTACCGCATGGTTGTCGGGCAAGCAAAAAGGCTCAACCGGTCGCCCGGTGCCGCTGCTCACGCAATATTTGATCAACCGCACGGCGCCGAAGTGA
- a CDS encoding valine--tRNA ligase yields MELAKSFDPKDIEARWYPTWENAGYFKAGLDTAKQENFCILLPPPNVTGTLHMGHGFNQTLMDALTRYHRMKGDNTLWQPGTDHAGIATQIVVERQLDAQKISRHDLGREKFIEKVWEWKEYSGNTITKQMRRLGTSPDWSRERFTMDPALNKTVTETFVRLFNEGLIYRGKRLVNWDPKLHTAVSDLEVVQEEEDGFMYHIQYPLTDGSGHLVVATTRPETMLGDVAVMVHPEDERYKHLIGKQVTLPLCDRTIPVIADEYVDKEFGTGVVKVTPAHDFNDYAVGQRHALPMISILTLDAKINEHAPKQYQGMDRFAARKQICADLEVAGLFIKADKHKLKVPRGDRTGVVIEPMLTDQWFVAMSKAGPEGRSITEQALECVASGEIKFHPENWVNTYNQWLNNIQDWCISRQLWWGHQIPAWYGVNGEVFVAHDEAEARTLADKAGYAGQLDRDNDVLDTWFSSALWPFSTLDWEEGKSFEQQNQFVKQYLPSSVLVTGFDIIFFWVARMVMMTKHITGKIPFKDVYVHGLIRDAEGQKMSKSKGNVLDPIDLIDGIGIEDLVMKRTMGLMNPKDAEKIEKRTRKEFPEGIPAFGTDALRFTFASLASPGRDIKFDMQRCEGYRNFCNKLWNATRFVLMNCEGKDVGQDESLPLEFSDVDRWVIEKLQQTTSEMALHFADYRFDMAARAVYELVWNTYCDWYVELAKVQMANGNEAQQRATRRTLVRVLETILRLAHPIIPFITEELWHSVAPLANQHGNTIMLASYPEPRERRGGARSHDEMPSWLNDIRSQQESDESMRKVDLLRDIITSCRSLRSSMNISPAQKVPLLVNSNDEGVYEKYTPYLLALAKLSEVKILDSLPQSTSPVSAVGNSMLMLKVEIDVAAERERLDKEIARLSNEITKANAKLGNESFVARAPAAVVDQEKKRLEEFGATLVQLQAQRKKLG; encoded by the coding sequence ATGGAACTCGCAAAAAGTTTTGACCCGAAAGACATCGAAGCGCGCTGGTACCCGACCTGGGAGAACGCCGGCTACTTCAAGGCCGGACTCGACACCGCAAAACAGGAGAATTTCTGCATCCTGCTGCCGCCGCCCAACGTCACCGGCACGCTGCATATGGGACACGGCTTCAACCAGACACTGATGGATGCGCTCACGCGTTACCACCGCATGAAAGGCGACAACACGCTGTGGCAACCGGGCACCGACCACGCGGGCATCGCCACGCAGATCGTGGTCGAGCGCCAGCTTGATGCGCAAAAGATTTCGCGCCATGACTTGGGCCGCGAGAAGTTCATCGAGAAAGTGTGGGAGTGGAAGGAATATTCCGGCAACACCATCACCAAACAGATGCGCCGCCTCGGCACCTCCCCCGACTGGTCGCGCGAGCGCTTCACCATGGATCCCGCGCTGAATAAAACAGTCACCGAAACCTTCGTTCGCCTGTTCAACGAAGGCCTGATCTATCGCGGCAAGCGCCTGGTGAACTGGGATCCAAAACTGCACACCGCCGTATCCGACCTGGAAGTGGTGCAGGAAGAGGAAGACGGTTTCATGTACCACATCCAGTATCCGCTGACTGACGGTTCTGGCCATCTGGTCGTCGCCACCACCCGCCCCGAGACGATGCTCGGCGACGTTGCGGTGATGGTGCATCCAGAGGACGAGCGCTACAAGCACCTTATCGGCAAGCAGGTCACGCTGCCCCTGTGCGACCGCACCATTCCGGTCATCGCCGACGAATACGTGGACAAGGAATTCGGCACCGGCGTTGTGAAGGTCACGCCTGCGCACGACTTCAACGACTATGCAGTGGGGCAGCGCCATGCGCTTCCGATGATCTCCATCCTCACGCTGGACGCGAAGATCAACGAGCACGCGCCGAAGCAATACCAGGGCATGGATCGCTTCGCGGCACGCAAGCAGATCTGCGCCGACCTCGAAGTTGCCGGCTTATTCATCAAGGCCGACAAGCACAAACTCAAGGTACCGCGCGGCGACCGCACCGGCGTGGTGATCGAGCCTATGCTGACCGACCAATGGTTCGTGGCAATGAGCAAGGCTGGCCCTGAAGGCAGGTCCATCACCGAGCAGGCGCTGGAATGCGTGGCTTCCGGCGAGATCAAGTTCCACCCCGAGAACTGGGTCAACACCTACAACCAATGGCTGAACAACATCCAGGACTGGTGCATCTCGCGCCAACTGTGGTGGGGTCACCAGATTCCCGCCTGGTACGGCGTCAATGGCGAAGTGTTCGTGGCGCATGACGAAGCCGAAGCGCGCACGCTGGCCGACAAGGCCGGTTACGCCGGACAGCTGGACCGCGACAACGACGTGCTTGACACCTGGTTCTCGTCCGCGCTATGGCCGTTCTCCACGCTCGATTGGGAAGAAGGAAAATCCTTCGAACAGCAGAACCAGTTCGTCAAGCAATACCTGCCCTCCTCCGTGCTGGTCACCGGCTTCGACATCATCTTCTTCTGGGTGGCACGCATGGTGATGATGACCAAACACATCACTGGCAAGATCCCGTTCAAGGATGTGTACGTGCACGGCCTGATCCGCGATGCGGAAGGCCAGAAGATGTCCAAATCCAAGGGCAACGTGCTCGACCCGATCGACCTGATTGACGGCATCGGCATCGAAGATTTGGTGATGAAACGCACCATGGGACTCATGAACCCCAAGGATGCCGAGAAAATCGAGAAGCGCACACGCAAGGAGTTTCCGGAAGGCATTCCCGCTTTCGGCACCGATGCCTTGCGTTTCACTTTCGCGTCGCTCGCTTCACCCGGGCGCGACATCAAGTTCGACATGCAGCGCTGCGAAGGCTATCGCAACTTCTGCAACAAGCTGTGGAACGCCACGCGCTTTGTGCTGATGAATTGCGAAGGAAAGGATGTAGGGCAGGATGAATCGCTGCCTCTAGAATTTTCTGATGTTGACCGTTGGGTAATCGAAAAACTTCAACAAACCACATCCGAGATGGCATTGCACTTTGCCGACTACCGCTTCGACATGGCCGCGCGCGCAGTGTACGAACTGGTGTGGAACACATACTGCGACTGGTATGTAGAGCTAGCCAAGGTGCAGATGGCCAATGGCAACGAAGCGCAACAGCGTGCTACGCGTCGTACGCTGGTACGCGTACTGGAAACTATCCTGCGTCTGGCACATCCGATCATTCCATTCATCACTGAAGAGCTGTGGCATTCTGTCGCTCCTCTCGCCAATCAGCATGGTAATACCATCATGCTAGCAAGCTATCCGGAACCAAGAGAACGCAGAGGTGGAGCTCGAAGCCATGACGAAATGCCTAGTTGGCTAAATGACATTCGCTCACAGCAAGAAAGCGACGAGTCAATGCGCAAAGTTGATCTGTTACGAGACATCATTACTAGCTGTCGCAGCTTGAGAAGCTCAATGAATATTTCTCCTGCGCAAAAAGTCCCTTTGCTGGTTAATAGCAATGATGAAGGCGTTTATGAGAAATACACCCCATATCTACTGGCACTAGCAAAACTCAGCGAAGTCAAGATACTAGATTCATTACCACAATCCACATCACCAGTTTCAGCTGTTGGAAACTCTATGCTGATGCTGAAAGTGGAAATCGACGTAGCAGCCGAACGCGAACGCCTGGACAAGGAAATCGCACGCCTCTCCAACGAGATCACCAAGGCGAACGCCAAACTCGGCAACGAAAGTTTCGTCGCGCGTGCACCGGCAGCGGTAGTCGATCAGGAAAAGAAACGTCTGGAAGAGTTCGGTGCGACGCTGGTGCAGTTGCAGGCGCAGCGCAAGAAGCTGGGCTAA